The segment AAGATTGGGCATTTCATCGTGTTAAGAGGTATAACATCAGATGGTAAGATATTGGTCAATGATCCGGCAAGCACAGAAAGAACTAACCAAACATGGGATGTAGGAACGGTTGCCGGCGAATCGGCTCGAGCGTGGGCATTCAGTAATTAAATATGGAGGTATAAAAAATGGACAGACAAAAAAAATTATTGCAGTTATTAGGTTTAATAGTAATATTGATTGCGGTATTGATATATTACGGATATAACCACATGAACAAAAAGAGCGATAATACAACAGATAACAATGTTAGTGTGACAGAAACTGTTGTACCGACAGCGACAAATATTGCAGAAGAAGATAGTGCCGGTAACAAAAACAATACGGTGCAGCAGTCAACGGATAAACCTGTTATTTCTGAATCGAATACTACCAATAATACATCATCAAATAATGATAATACAAATTCAGCAAAAGCAGATGAGTATTATGATGACCTAAATAACAGTGATGGCGTACATACTGTTCCGGAGGGTGAAGATGAAACAGAAACAGTTGACGGTATTGAAGTGATTAAGAATCCTAAGGAGGGAGTGCAGTAGTATGGGAATGGTACAAGTATTGCATTATTACTGCAAAAGACGGCGAGCCGAGCTATTAAATGATATTACATTTAAAAAAGGAATATCGTGTCAAATACAAACAGATTTTTTGGACATATCGGATATTGTAAAAGAACTGACAAATAAAAATCACATTGATTGTGTAGCTATTGATGAAGATTTGTTCGGTATTGGTGATATTGAAGATATAATATCAAAACTTGAAGTTTTAAAATTCGTTACGGATGAAACGAAAATATTAATTATAGCGTTAGACCGTATGCGTAATGATGAAATGATACAGGGAATTCAAAAAAGCGGAGTAGTTGACTATATAATCACAAAAGAAATGATAGATGATTTTGATGATGTAATATCAAAATTTTTTGACGGTACAATAACAGAAAATGAAAAGATATTATATACACCGTCAAATAACGAAGATTATGACGTTGATGATATTTCGGAAGAAAGTGGTGTGCAATCAGAAATTTATTCTTCTGATATTGAAGATAACAATACATCAGAGGAAGATTATCAAGGCGAATATTCTGAAACAGAGTATAACGATAATACCGAAAATGTTGCTGAGCAAAAAACAATTATTTCAAATAGTCAAAGTAATATATTCAGTAGGATGAAAGAAAGTTTTCAGCAGAATAAAGTGAGTGAAGATGTTCCGAGTATAGCGGAAGTTCCTGAAGATAGGATGATTACGATTGGCATATGCGGTTTACAATCACATATAGGTGTAACTCATCACGCATTGGCTATGGCTCAAGCACTGAGTGAACAATATAAATACGTATGCTATAAAGAATGTAATACGCATGACATTTACAATGTGTTGCAGAATAGTAGCCTGAAAAAAACAATGCCGGGATATATCAGAATAATGAATGTTGATATTTTCAATAAAAATGCAGATGTAGAGGAATATTCTGATAAATATAAATTCTGTATAATGGATTTCGGAACTATAAATGAATGTACACAAGCAGAATTCTTTGAAACAGATATTCCTATTATAATTGCCGGAATAAAAGATTGGGAATTTAATAACTTTATGGGTGCATATTCGCAAGGAATTTTAGATAAAGCAAATGTAGTAATTAATTTCTTCCCCAAAAAAGAACAGTCAGATTTACAAAATGCTTTTTCAGATTTAAAAATATTTTTTGCGGATTATGCACCTGAAGTATTTGAACCAATACCAAATATTTCAATGTACAATCAAATTATAAATACAAGTCTATCGGAGGTTTAATTTAATGAAAAGTATAACAAATATTTTTAAAAACAAAATTGTTGTTGCGGTCATATGTTTTGTAATTGCAATGATAATCGCATTTATCATTGTACCGTCAAAGAACCATGACGGTGAACGTGTGAATGTTATTAAAGTAACTAAGACTATATCAGCGAACACAAAAATAACAGATGATATGCTGAAAGAAGTTAATGTTGAATATGACAGTGTCCCAAGTGAAGCAATAAGAAGTAAGAGCGATATTGTAGACAAATACGCTAAGTCAACAATATATCCATCGGATTTTATAACACAGGAAAAATTAAGTGTTATTGATACTTCGAGTAATTTGTATTCATTAAAAGACGGAGAAACTGCTGTCAGTGTTACAATGAAAACTTTATCAAAGTCAGTGAGTGGTAAAATTTTAATCGGTGATGCAGTTCAACTATACGGATATGACACACAGGAAAAAGAAATCAATCCAGATAGCGGGCAATGGTACTTTGAAGTTTTGGCGATTGATAATGCCAAAAGCGAAAATGTATCCGGTGCAAACTTAAATGAACTTTCAGACATTGTTCCGGCGTCTATTACGGTGAAAGCAACATCAGAAGAACAAGTAAAAAGTATTGTGAATATGGAAAACAATAACGACGTTCAGGTTGTATTTGCCGGACGTGGTGAAGAAGCAAAAAAGCTACTTAACAGATAATCATGGAGGTAAGAAAATGAACGGAAAGATTATTGCGGTATGCGGTGGAAATGGTGTGGGAAAATCAACAATATGCACTAATTTAGCGACAGTCTTGAGTGAAGATAAGATAGTAATATTATTTGCTCCACGAACAGACTATCCATCAATTCAATCTTTTTTTGATATGAATATCGCAGAAAATAAAAGTTTAAAAAAATTGTATGATGATATGTCTATTGAAGAATCAGTCGATATAAAAGAATATCTTGTACAGTATAAAAATAGCAATATATTTATTTTATCTGCACCCGATACAACCAATGTATTGACATTCGCAGATAATAAAATATTGCCGGAGCAGAACAAATGTATAAATATGCTGATAGCACTTCAAAGAATGTGCGACTATCTAATTATTGATTGTGATACAAATGTAACAAATCATGTATCAGCGTGGGGACTTAACTATGCTGATATGGTGATTAATGTTATGAAACCTACGCAACAGGGATTACGAATAGCGAATGCTTATCAGGGATATTTCAGTGAAATATGGCGAGGCAAAGTAGTCAACGTTGTAAATGCCGACAAGAATTACATAGGTATATCAGATTTTGAAAAAGCATTAGATGTGCCGGTAAAATTTGATATAGAACTTCCGTATGATGAACAGGTTGAATTATCTGAAAATACTGGAGTGCCGATAATTAATGAATATCATAAAGTCAAGCTATTTGGTGGCAATTATAAAAAAGCGTTTATGGAACTGGTTGATATAATCTTAACAGATAATGAGGAATAAAGGAGATTTAAAATGGAAGGTATAACTAACGAATTAATAATTAATGCATTGTCGCAGGATACAGAAAGTATAAATAATGAATTTATGGCACAGGCAGCGTCATCGGGAATGGAAAGTATGATAATGAAGGCATTGCTACCTGTAATAGCTATTATGGCGGTGATTGTCGCTATAAACTATATCTTATCGGCAATAGGATATGTAAAGATATTTCAGAAAGCAAATATTGATAATCCGATTGCTAAGGGAATGATACCATTATGGAATACGTTTACTGCGTTTCAAATGACAGATAACTTAAATATGTTTTGGATATTAATTGGAGTTTCTGTAGTAAGTTCAGCAATATCAACTATTCCGGTAATATCGTCATTAACTATTGTGGGTTCTATATCTGCATTATACATTGTAATACTTCAAGAACATAAGCTATCTAAAGCATTTGGGCATGGAGCAGGATATACAGTTGGTTTAGTTCTACTACGACCGATATTTATGTTGATTTTAGGTTGTGGCAGTTCGCAATATGAAGAATAGGTAGGATATTAACGGTGACATTTGAGTTGCCGTTGCTTCTATTATTAAATTAAAGAGGGTGATAGTCAATGAATGAAAATATCACATTGAGGGGAGGTG is part of the Hominilimicola fabiformis genome and harbors:
- the cpaB gene encoding Flp pilus assembly protein CpaB, whose protein sequence is MKSITNIFKNKIVVAVICFVIAMIIAFIIVPSKNHDGERVNVIKVTKTISANTKITDDMLKEVNVEYDSVPSEAIRSKSDIVDKYAKSTIYPSDFITQEKLSVIDTSSNLYSLKDGETAVSVTMKTLSKSVSGKILIGDAVQLYGYDTQEKEINPDSGQWYFEVLAIDNAKSENVSGANLNELSDIVPASITVKATSEEQVKSIVNMENNNDVQVVFAGRGEEAKKLLNR
- a CDS encoding AAA family ATPase, producing MNGKIIAVCGGNGVGKSTICTNLATVLSEDKIVILFAPRTDYPSIQSFFDMNIAENKSLKKLYDDMSIEESVDIKEYLVQYKNSNIFILSAPDTTNVLTFADNKILPEQNKCINMLIALQRMCDYLIIDCDTNVTNHVSAWGLNYADMVINVMKPTQQGLRIANAYQGYFSEIWRGKVVNVVNADKNYIGISDFEKALDVPVKFDIELPYDEQVELSENTGVPIINEYHKVKLFGGNYKKAFMELVDIILTDNEE
- a CDS encoding DUF5684 domain-containing protein, whose protein sequence is MSQDTESINNEFMAQAASSGMESMIMKALLPVIAIMAVIVAINYILSAIGYVKIFQKANIDNPIAKGMIPLWNTFTAFQMTDNLNMFWILIGVSVVSSAISTIPVISSLTIVGSISALYIVILQEHKLSKAFGHGAGYTVGLVLLRPIFMLILGCGSSQYEE